One Candidatus Omnitrophota bacterium genomic window, AATGCCCGGGAATATCGGGCACCTCTCCGATTGCGATTCATCGCAGACGGTAACCACATAATTGTAGAGTTTGCCTTGCTTATAAAAATCAAACACACTCTTGGTTTTATTCTGCGAAATATCGATCCCGGCGTCTTTCATCGCCTCGACTACAACGGGATTGAGCTTGCCCGGCTCAAGGCCTGCGCTCTCCACCTCAAAACGATCGCCTGCATATTTCTTCAAGAATGCCTCTGCCATCTGCGAGCGCGCAGAGTTGTGAATACATACAAACAAAACCTTTTTCTTATCCATGGCTACCGCCCGATAA contains:
- a CDS encoding arsenate reductase ArsC, with the translated sequence MDKKKVLFVCIHNSARSQMAEAFLKKYAGDRFEVESAGLEPGKLNPVVVEAMKDAGIDISQNKTKSVFDFYKQGKLYNYVVTVCDESQSERCPIFPGIAQKLHWGFPDPSAFTGSPEEKLKKTKEVRDQIEVKIKEWIKSI